In one window of Patescibacteria group bacterium DNA:
- the ruvC gene encoding crossover junction endodeoxyribonuclease RuvC, with amino-acid sequence MPQIQKKSPKIILGIDPGLATVGYGFITQEKEPQLISCGCIETQAGVDFNKRLNTIHKELTLLIKKYKPDFVGVEKLYFCKNVKTAMDVGHARGVIILTLSEAKLPIYEYTPLEIKLAIASYGKADKNQIKEMVKIILKLKQVPKKDDTADALAIALTCKYRMR; translated from the coding sequence ATGCCTCAAATACAAAAAAAATCCCCAAAAATTATCTTAGGAATCGATCCTGGCCTTGCAACAGTAGGTTATGGATTTATAACACAAGAAAAAGAACCACAACTTATCAGCTGTGGTTGTATTGAAACACAAGCAGGAGTTGATTTCAACAAAAGACTAAACACAATCCACAAAGAACTCACACTTTTAATAAAAAAATACAAACCTGATTTTGTTGGAGTTGAAAAACTGTACTTCTGTAAAAATGTAAAAACAGCAATGGACGTAGGTCACGCTCGGGGTGTAATAATTCTTACATTGTCAGAGGCAAAACTTCCTATTTATGAATACACTCCACTTGAAATAAAGCTAGCTATTGCATCGTATGGAAAGGCTGACAAAAACCAAATAAAAGAAATGGTAAAAATTATTCTAAAATTAAAACAAGTTCCAAAAAAAGATGATACGGCAGATGCTCTTGCAATAGCACTTACTTGTAAATATAGAATGAGATAA
- a CDS encoding YebC/PmpR family DNA-binding transcriptional regulator encodes MSGHSKWATTKHKKALVDAKKSSIFTKLAKIISVAARNGADSDMNFQLRMAIDKARAFSMPKENIERAIAKGAGIGEQNNLEEITYEGYGPEGVAIIIELVTDNKNRSASEIRHILSKTGGSLGASNSVLWQFEKRGVIYLKNTELSDEQELLIIDAGADDIEKTEDGIMILTSIENLQKTQEKLKDVIEIENAEVEYIAKNKVKMQNPEKLEKLIEMLDENDDVNNFYTNAE; translated from the coding sequence ATGTCTGGACACTCAAAATGGGCCACAACAAAACACAAAAAAGCACTTGTTGATGCTAAAAAATCATCAATTTTTACAAAACTTGCAAAAATAATATCAGTTGCAGCAAGAAATGGTGCTGACTCTGATATGAATTTTCAATTGCGAATGGCTATAGATAAAGCTCGTGCTTTTTCTATGCCAAAAGAAAATATAGAAAGAGCAATAGCAAAGGGCGCTGGTATTGGAGAACAAAACAATCTTGAAGAAATTACATATGAAGGATATGGTCCAGAAGGAGTTGCAATAATAATAGAACTTGTAACAGACAACAAAAATAGATCTGCATCTGAAATAAGACATATTTTATCAAAAACTGGTGGATCACTTGGAGCAAGTAATTCTGTACTGTGGCAATTTGAAAAACGTGGAGTAATATATTTAAAAAATACAGAACTCTCTGATGAACAAGAACTCCTTATAATAGATGCTGGGGCAGATGATATAGAAAAAACTGAAGATGGAATAATGATTCTCACATCTATAGAAAATTTACAAAAAACCCAAGAAAAATTAAAAGATGTAATAGAAATAGAAAATGCAGAAGTAGAATACATTGCAAAAAACAAAGTAAAAATGCAAAATCCTGAAAAACTAGAAAAACTCATAGAAATGCTTGATGAAAATGATGATGTAAATAATTTTTATACAAACGCAGAATAA